The following DNA comes from Mycolicibacterium aromaticivorans JS19b1 = JCM 16368.
GCGCGGCCCTCGTCGTGGCGGTAGCGGTCGTACGGGGTGTACCACGGGTTACCTTGGGGAATAGCAAGCTGATTCGCGGTCGCGGTCCCGTAGCTGGTGGCTTGCACGATCGACGCCCGGTCGATGCCGTAGGCGATGGCTTGCCGTACCCGTTCGTCATTCCACGGTGCGCGTGCCTCGTTGAGCGCCAGGTACCAGTAGTCGTTGGACGGGGTGACGGCCAGGTGGATCGAGTCGTCGCCCTTCAACTGCTCGACACGCTGCGGCGGAATGGCGTCGGTCCAGTCGATCTCACCGGCTTGGAGTGCCGATAACGCCGTCGACGGTTCGGAGATGAACCGGAACGTCACACCCGGAACTTTCGGGGCGCCTCCCCAGTAGCTTTTGTTCGCGGTCAGGGTGATCGAGTCGCCGCTCTTGCGTCCGGTGAAGGCGAACGGTCCGGTGCCCACCGGATGCGTTGCGATCTGGCCGCTTTCGACGTTGCGACGCTGCACGATCGCCATCCCTTTGAAGCCGCCGAGATTCGTCAGCAGGTTCGGGGTGGGGTGTCGTACGTCGATGACGACGGTCTGCGGATCCGGTGCGCGCACGTCGCGAACGGCGCTGAGTTTGTCGACGTTGGCGAGTTTCCCGTCGATGATCCGCCGGTAGGAGTAGACGACGTCGGTGGCACTGAACGGCGAGCCGTCGTGCCAGCTCACTCCCGGGCGGAGGTGAAAGGTCCAGGTGAGTTGGTCGGGGGAGACCTGCCAGGATTCCGCGAGCGCCGGTCGCATCTCGAGGTTCTCGTCGGGCTCGACGAGGGTGTCGAACACGTTCTCCAGCACCTCGAAGGAGAAGTACGCGGTGCTGCGCTGGGGGTCGAGCTGGTCTGGCTCGCCGGCGATCGCCGCGGTGATGTTGCCCGCCGACGCTCCGCCCAGATCAACCCGCGAACCCGTCGAACACGCCGCCAGCAGCCCGATCATTACGAGGGCAGCGGTCAGCACCGCTGGTCTTCTCATGATGGGTGCGAGTTTCCCGAACCATTGATGGGTAAACGCCGTCGCTGCGATAATCGACCGGGGTGGGGAACCGTAACCGGATTACCCCGGCCACCTGGACTTTCTCGCCGA
Coding sequences within:
- a CDS encoding ABC transporter substrate-binding protein, which produces MRRPAVLTAALVMIGLLAACSTGSRVDLGGASAGNITAAIAGEPDQLDPQRSTAYFSFEVLENVFDTLVEPDENLEMRPALAESWQVSPDQLTWTFHLRPGVSWHDGSPFSATDVVYSYRRIIDGKLANVDKLSAVRDVRAPDPQTVVIDVRHPTPNLLTNLGGFKGMAIVQRRNVESGQIATHPVGTGPFAFTGRKSGDSITLTANKSYWGGAPKVPGVTFRFISEPSTALSALQAGEIDWTDAIPPQRVEQLKGDDSIHLAVTPSNDYWYLALNEARAPWNDERVRQAIAYGIDRASIVQATSYGTATANQLAIPQGNPWYTPYDRYRHDEGRARDLLRQAGVGNQKLDMLVTSEYPETVTAAQIIADNLAGIGIDVSIRTVDFATWLDEQNSGHFDMLMMGWLGNIDPDDFYYAQHHTGGSSNAQKFSDPVVDRLLDAAREETDRARRHDEYARAATIIADKASYIYLYNPSVIQAWSTSLAGYDARRDGAVRFRSAHLTRGGAA